From a region of the Parus major isolate Abel chromosome 6, Parus_major1.1, whole genome shotgun sequence genome:
- the TEX36 gene encoding testis-expressed protein 36: protein MSEDGCGQPADRRPGDWFVHVGGEQGELESTTSASLRHVLNSAAAQGKEHRMPLEYRARVQEAGNNNFPFSSHDNRHDICNAAEYFDLGMGLRKLDPEKQKQNSHNFFEWARAPGRNSSEGFVTVYQTSFVADQTPGNESRCCRRYPKHHTQNQCSGQKQCCDKSAPEDDKAV, encoded by the exons ATGTCTGAGGACGGGTGCGGCCAGCCCGCTGACCGGCGCCCTGGCGACTGG TTTGTTCATGTTGGAGGGGAGCAGGGCGAGCTGGAATCAACAACAAGCGCTTCACTAAGACATGTCCTGAACTcggcagctgcccagggcaagGAACATAGAATGCCACTGGAATACAGAGCTCGAGTGCAG GAAGCAGGAAACAACAATTTCCCGTTCTCTTCTCATGACAACAGACATGACATATGCAATGCAGCTGAGTATTTTGACTTG ggcATGGGCCTGAGGAAGTTGGAtccagagaaacagaaacagaactcCCATAACTTCTTCGAGTGGGCTCGTGCACCAGGCCGGAACAGCAGTGAAGGCTTTGTAACAGTTTATCAGACCTCCTTTGTGGCAGATCAGACCCCTGGAAACGAGAGCCGGTGTTGCAGGCGCTATCCCAAGCACCACACCCAAAACCAGTGCAGTGGCCAAAAACAGTGCTGTGACAAATCTGCTCCTGAGGATGACAAAGCCGTGTAG